A region of Macaca thibetana thibetana isolate TM-01 chromosome 20, ASM2454274v1, whole genome shotgun sequence DNA encodes the following proteins:
- the CEMP1 gene encoding LOW QUALITY PROTEIN: cementoblastoma-derived protein 1 (The sequence of the model RefSeq protein was modified relative to this genomic sequence to represent the inferred CDS: inserted 5 bases in 3 codons; substituted 2 bases at 2 genomic stop codons): protein MVGQGWKSSGRLALWTNHLGQSLPDPPPRELRTGTSSTDSQQAEHRSCSASNTSAENLTCLSLPVSPXQTAPLPGPAHAGAGQPLREGYVGVREEVGLPAPHXSQVVRIHIRRLLSWASPGACGRRSTPCALPQALPHSGKALPGRWFFPGCSLPTGGAPIILLLXNXRHFLNWALQQREENSGRARHIPPVPRTAPVSKGEGGHPPQNPNGEKVKTTTPDLGLHQPLMSDPAVAILRARRAPEAHPPQSCSGSLIAXVCNMGVCQGQGDTEDDRMTLMG, encoded by the exons ATGGTGGGGCAGGGCTGGAAGTCCAGCGGGA GGCTAGCCCTGTGGACCAACCATCTCGGCCAGTCCCTCCCCGACCCTCCACCCAGGGAG CTGAGGACGGGCACATCAAGCACTGACAGCCAGCAAGCTGAGCACAGGAGCTGTTCAGCCTCTAACACATCGGCTGAGAACCTcacctgcctctccctgcctGTGAGCC AGCAGACAGCTCCTCTCCCAGGTCCAGCACACGCAGGCGCTGGGCAGCCACTTCGTGAGGGGTACGTGGGTGTCAGGGAAGAGGTGGGTCTTCCTGCACCCCA CTCTCAGGTGGTCAGGATCCACATCCGTCGCCTGCTTTCCTGGGCTTCCCCTGGGGCTTGTGGGCGGAGATCAACCCCTTGTGCCTTGCCCCAGGCCCTCCCTCACTCAGGCAAGGCCCTGCCTGGCAGGTGGTTCTTCCCTGGCTGTTCCCTTCCAACAGGCGGGGCCCCAATCATCCTATTGCTTTGAAACTAGAGACATTTCCTTAACTGGGCTTTGCAGCAGAGGGAAGAGaacagtggcagagccaggcacATACCTCCTGTACCCAGGACAGCACCCGTAAGCAAGGGGGAAGGGGGTCACCCACCCCAGAACCCAAATGGAGAGAAAGTCAAGACAACCACCCCTGACCTAGGGCTGCACCAACCCCTGATGTCTGACCCCGCTGTGGCTATCCTCAGAGCCAGGAGAGCTCCAGAAGCCCACCCGCCTCAAAGCTGTTCAGGGAGCCTCATAGC TGTTTGCAACATGGGTGTGTGCCAAGGCCAAGGGGACACAGAAGATGACAGGATGACACTAATGGGGTGA
- the AMDHD2 gene encoding N-acetylglucosamine-6-phosphate deacetylase isoform X2 encodes MRGGQGAAEARVLQFTNCRILRGGKLLREDLWVRGGRILDPEKLFFEERRVADERRDCGGRILAPGFIDVQINGGFGVDFSQATEDVGSGVALVARRILSHGVTSFCPTLVTSPPEVYHKVVPQIPVKSGGPHGAGVLGLHLEGPFISREKRGAHPEAHLRSFEANAFQDLLATYGPLDNVRIVTLAPELGHSHEVIRELTTRGICVSLGHSVADLRAAEDAVWSGATFITHLFNAMLPFHHRDPGIVGLLTSDRLPAGRCIFYGMIADGTHTNPAALRIAHRAHPQGLVLVTDAIPALGLGNGRHTLGQQEVEVDGLTAYVAGCSVESALEAASLHPAQLLGLEKSKGTLDFGADADFVVLDDSLHVQATYISGELVWQAEAARQ; translated from the exons ATGCGCGGCGGGCAGGGCGCGGCGGAAGCTCGGGTGCTCCAGTTCACTAACTGCCGGATTCTGCGCGGAGGGAAGCTGCTCAG GGAGGATCTGTGGGTGCGCGGAGGCCGCATCCTGGACCCGGAGAAGCTGTTCTTTGAGGAGCGGCGCGTGGCCGATGAGCGGCGGGACTGCGGGGGCCGCATCTTGGCGCCCGGTTTCATCGACGTGCAGATTAACG GTGGATTTGGTGTTGACTTCTCCCAAGCCACGGAGGACGTAGGTTCGGGGGTTGCCCTGGTGGCCCGGAGGATCCTGTCGCACGGCGTCACCTCCTTCTGCCCCACCCTGGTCACTTCCCCACCGGAGGTTTATCACAAG GTTGTTCCTCAGATCCCTGTGAAGAGTGGTGGTCCCCATGGGGCAGGGGTCCTCG GGCTGCATCTGGAGGGCCCCTTCATCAGCCGGGAGAAGCGGGGCGCACACCCCGAGGCCCACCTCCGCTCCTTCGAGGCCAATGCCTTCCAGGACTTGTTGGCCACCTACGGGCCCCTGGACAATGTCCGCATCGTGACGCTGGCCCCGGAGCTGGGCCATAGCCACGAGGTGATCCGCGAGCTGACGACCCGTGGCATCTGCGTGTCCCTAG GGCACTCAGTGGCTGACCTGCGGGCGGCAGAGGATGCTGTGTGGAGCGGAGCCACCTTCATCACCCACCTCTTCAACGCCATGCTGCCT TTCCACCACCGCGACCCAGGCATCGTGGGGCTCCTGACCAGTGACCGGCTGCCCGCGGGCCGCTGCATCTTCTACGGAATGATTGCGGATGGCACGCACACCAACCCCGCCGCCCTGCGGATCGCCCACCGCGCCCACCCCCAGG GGCTGGTGCTGGTCACTGATGCCATCCCTGCCTTGGGCCTGGGCAACGGCCGGCACACGCTGGGACAGCAGGAAGTGGAAGTGGACGGTCTGACGGCCTATGTGGCAG GCTGCAGCGTGGAGTCGGCCCTGGAGGCTGCATCCCTGCACCCCGCCCAGTTGCTGGGGCTGGAGAAGAGTAAGGGGACCCTGGACTTTGGTGCTGACGCAG ACTTCGTGGTGCTCGATGACTCCCTTCACGTCCAGGCCACCTACATCTCGGGTGAGCTTGTGTGGCAGGCGGAGGCAGCCAGGCAGTGA
- the AMDHD2 gene encoding N-acetylglucosamine-6-phosphate deacetylase isoform X1 — protein sequence MRGGQGAAEARVLQFTNCRILRGGKLLREDLWVRGGRILDPEKLFFEERRVADERRDCGGRILAPGFIDVQINGGFGVDFSQATEDVGSGVALVARRILSHGVTSFCPTLVTSPPEVYHKVVPQIPVKSGGPHGAGVLGLHLEGPFISREKRGAHPEAHLRSFEANAFQDLLATYGPLDNVRIVTLAPELGHSHEVIRELTTRGICVSLGHSVADLRAAEDAVWSGATFITHLFNAMLPFHHRDPGIVGLLTSDRLPAGRCIFYGMIADGTHTNPAALRIAHRAHPQGLVLVTDAIPALGLGNGRHTLGQQEVEVDGLTAYVAGTKTLSGSIAPMDVCVRHFLQATGCSVESALEAASLHPAQLLGLEKSKGTLDFGADADFVVLDDSLHVQATYISGELVWQAEAARQ from the exons ATGCGCGGCGGGCAGGGCGCGGCGGAAGCTCGGGTGCTCCAGTTCACTAACTGCCGGATTCTGCGCGGAGGGAAGCTGCTCAG GGAGGATCTGTGGGTGCGCGGAGGCCGCATCCTGGACCCGGAGAAGCTGTTCTTTGAGGAGCGGCGCGTGGCCGATGAGCGGCGGGACTGCGGGGGCCGCATCTTGGCGCCCGGTTTCATCGACGTGCAGATTAACG GTGGATTTGGTGTTGACTTCTCCCAAGCCACGGAGGACGTAGGTTCGGGGGTTGCCCTGGTGGCCCGGAGGATCCTGTCGCACGGCGTCACCTCCTTCTGCCCCACCCTGGTCACTTCCCCACCGGAGGTTTATCACAAG GTTGTTCCTCAGATCCCTGTGAAGAGTGGTGGTCCCCATGGGGCAGGGGTCCTCG GGCTGCATCTGGAGGGCCCCTTCATCAGCCGGGAGAAGCGGGGCGCACACCCCGAGGCCCACCTCCGCTCCTTCGAGGCCAATGCCTTCCAGGACTTGTTGGCCACCTACGGGCCCCTGGACAATGTCCGCATCGTGACGCTGGCCCCGGAGCTGGGCCATAGCCACGAGGTGATCCGCGAGCTGACGACCCGTGGCATCTGCGTGTCCCTAG GGCACTCAGTGGCTGACCTGCGGGCGGCAGAGGATGCTGTGTGGAGCGGAGCCACCTTCATCACCCACCTCTTCAACGCCATGCTGCCT TTCCACCACCGCGACCCAGGCATCGTGGGGCTCCTGACCAGTGACCGGCTGCCCGCGGGCCGCTGCATCTTCTACGGAATGATTGCGGATGGCACGCACACCAACCCCGCCGCCCTGCGGATCGCCCACCGCGCCCACCCCCAGG GGCTGGTGCTGGTCACTGATGCCATCCCTGCCTTGGGCCTGGGCAACGGCCGGCACACGCTGGGACAGCAGGAAGTGGAAGTGGACGGTCTGACGGCCTATGTGGCAG GCACCAAGACGCTGAGCGGCAGCATAGCCCCAATGGACGTCTGTGTCCGGCACTTCCTGCAGGCCACAG GCTGCAGCGTGGAGTCGGCCCTGGAGGCTGCATCCCTGCACCCCGCCCAGTTGCTGGGGCTGGAGAAGAGTAAGGGGACCCTGGACTTTGGTGCTGACGCAG ACTTCGTGGTGCTCGATGACTCCCTTCACGTCCAGGCCACCTACATCTCGGGTGAGCTTGTGTGGCAGGCGGAGGCAGCCAGGCAGTGA
- the AMDHD2 gene encoding N-acetylglucosamine-6-phosphate deacetylase isoform X3 gives MRGGQGAAEARVLQFTNCRILRGGKLLREDLWVRGGRILDPEKLFFEERRVADERRDCGGRILAPGFIDVQINGGFGVDFSQATEDVGSGVALVARRILSHGVTSFCPTLVTSPPEVYHKVVPQIPVKSGGPHGAGVLGLHLEGPFISREKRGAHPEAHLRSFEANAFQDLLATYGPLDNVRIVTLAPELGHSHEVIRELTTRGICVSLGHSVADLRAAEDAVWSGATFITHLFNAMLPFHHRDPGIVGLLTSDRLPAGRCIFYGMIADGTHTNPAALRIAHRAHPQGLVLVTDAIPALGLGNGRHTLGQQEVEVDGLTAYVAEPALSALKAPRR, from the exons ATGCGCGGCGGGCAGGGCGCGGCGGAAGCTCGGGTGCTCCAGTTCACTAACTGCCGGATTCTGCGCGGAGGGAAGCTGCTCAG GGAGGATCTGTGGGTGCGCGGAGGCCGCATCCTGGACCCGGAGAAGCTGTTCTTTGAGGAGCGGCGCGTGGCCGATGAGCGGCGGGACTGCGGGGGCCGCATCTTGGCGCCCGGTTTCATCGACGTGCAGATTAACG GTGGATTTGGTGTTGACTTCTCCCAAGCCACGGAGGACGTAGGTTCGGGGGTTGCCCTGGTGGCCCGGAGGATCCTGTCGCACGGCGTCACCTCCTTCTGCCCCACCCTGGTCACTTCCCCACCGGAGGTTTATCACAAG GTTGTTCCTCAGATCCCTGTGAAGAGTGGTGGTCCCCATGGGGCAGGGGTCCTCG GGCTGCATCTGGAGGGCCCCTTCATCAGCCGGGAGAAGCGGGGCGCACACCCCGAGGCCCACCTCCGCTCCTTCGAGGCCAATGCCTTCCAGGACTTGTTGGCCACCTACGGGCCCCTGGACAATGTCCGCATCGTGACGCTGGCCCCGGAGCTGGGCCATAGCCACGAGGTGATCCGCGAGCTGACGACCCGTGGCATCTGCGTGTCCCTAG GGCACTCAGTGGCTGACCTGCGGGCGGCAGAGGATGCTGTGTGGAGCGGAGCCACCTTCATCACCCACCTCTTCAACGCCATGCTGCCT TTCCACCACCGCGACCCAGGCATCGTGGGGCTCCTGACCAGTGACCGGCTGCCCGCGGGCCGCTGCATCTTCTACGGAATGATTGCGGATGGCACGCACACCAACCCCGCCGCCCTGCGGATCGCCCACCGCGCCCACCCCCAGG GGCTGGTGCTGGTCACTGATGCCATCCCTGCCTTGGGCCTGGGCAACGGCCGGCACACGCTGGGACAGCAGGAAGTGGAAGTGGACGGTCTGACGGCCTATGTGGCAG AGCCTGCCCTCTCTGCTCTCAAGGCACCAAGACGCTGA